Proteins co-encoded in one Ziziphus jujuba cultivar Dongzao chromosome 9, ASM3175591v1 genomic window:
- the LOC107411268 gene encoding protein DMR6-LIKE OXYGENASE 2, whose translation MEVVKALEVVEPAFIQEPQHRPKQGVKPAEGIPLIDLSGAISNSSPETLKKVAREVGNACKEWGFFQVINHGVPAETLKKLESARNKFFSLPLEEKRKVRRAETNFLGYYEHEFTKNVRDWNEHYDISLIERYPFPASPDVNDTTMVDYFNRWPENPPEFREACEEFLRETEKLAFKLLELIALSLGLPGNRFNGYFKDQTSFIRLNYYPQCPNPDLALGIGRHKDGNVLTVLAQGEVSGLEVSRKTDGKWIAVKPIPNAYTINIGNMMQVWTNEIYESVEHRVTGNSETERYSALFSLNPSHYVTMKPLEELTIDENPPKYREFNYGKFTAFRKLSNFKKLNAENIQVEHFRI comes from the exons ATGGAAGTGGTGAAAGCCTTGGAAGTGGTTGAGCCAGCCTTCATCCAAGAACCTCAGCACAGGCCGAAACAAGGCGTCAAGCCGGCCGAAGGCATTCCATTGATCGACCTCTCCGGAGCAATATCAAACTCCAGCCCCGAAACCCTTAAGAAAGTGGCTAGAGAGGTAGGCAATGCATGCAAAGAGTGGGGTTTCTTCCAAGTTATCAACCATGGGGTTCCGGCGGAGACGCTCAAAAAGCTAGAGAGCGCGAGGAACAAGTTCTTCTCCTTGCCATTGGAGGAGAAGAGGAAAGTGAGGAGGGCAGAGACGAACTTTTTGGGTTACTACGAGCACGAATTCACCAAGAACGTTAGAGATTGGAATGAGCATTATGATATTTCATTGATAGAACGCTATCCATTCCCTGCTTCCCCTGATGTTAATGACACTACTATGGTTGATTATTTCAATAGGTGGCCTGAAAATCCTCCAGAATTcag GGAAGCATGTGAAGAATTTCTTAGAGAAACGGAAAAATTGGCTTTTAAGCTCTTGGAACTCATTGCTCTAAGCCTAGGCTTGCCAGGGAACAGGTTCAATGGCTATTTTAAAGACCAAACAAGCTTTATCAGACTCAATTACTATCCACAATGCCCTAACCCTGACCTAGCTCTTGGTATTGGTCGCCACAAGGATGGTAATGTCTTGACCGTTCTTGCTCAAGGTGAGGTTAGTGGATTGGAAGTCTCTAGGAAAACTGATGGAAAATGGATTGCTGTTAAACCCATCCCGAACGCTTATACCATTAACATTGGCAATATGATGCAG GTTTGGACTAATGAGATATATGAGAGCGTGGAGCACAGAGTAACTGGGAACAGCGAGACGGAAAGGTATTCAGCCCTATTTTCACTAAACCCGTCGCACTACGTCACCATGAAGCCCTTGGAAGAGTTGACCATTGATGAAAATCCTCCCAAGTACAGGGAATTCAACTACGGCAAGTTCACGGCTTTTAGAAAGCTCAGTAATTTTAAGAAACTTAATGCTGAAAACATCCAAGTTGAGCACTTCAGGATATAG